From Leptotrichia wadei, one genomic window encodes:
- a CDS encoding ACP phosphodiesterase — protein sequence MNYLAHSVISLEIDKKMNENTLYGNFTGDFYKGKVEKIELQENLKSGIILHRLIDKISDREENFLNGLLREKFGIFKGIVSDMYVDHFLCKNFEDIFCKNYDFENMEKVERKIIKNIEEYDEFFPSDFKSFFDWLKREKVLARYKNLDFLDRVFWGISKRVRKGEILRNAVCELRKNYGEFEEKSLKEFLFVKGKIVENFEGSEKL from the coding sequence ATGAATTATTTAGCTCATTCGGTTATATCACTTGAAATTGATAAAAAAATGAATGAAAATACGCTTTACGGCAATTTTACCGGAGATTTTTATAAAGGAAAAGTTGAGAAAATCGAATTACAAGAAAATTTGAAAAGCGGGATAATCTTACATAGACTGATTGATAAAATTTCTGATAGAGAAGAAAATTTTTTGAATGGACTTTTGCGAGAAAAATTTGGGATTTTTAAGGGGATTGTGTCGGATATGTATGTTGACCATTTTTTGTGCAAAAATTTTGAGGATATATTTTGTAAAAATTATGATTTTGAAAATATGGAAAAAGTTGAAAGAAAAATAATTAAAAATATTGAAGAGTATGATGAATTTTTTCCAAGTGATTTTAAAAGTTTTTTTGACTGGTTGAAGAGAGAAAAAGTTTTGGCTAGGTATAAAAATTTGGATTTTTTGGATAGAGTTTTTTGGGGAATATCGAAAAGAGTGAGAAAAGGGGAAATTCTTAGAAATGCGGTTTGTGAACTGAGAAAAAATTATGGGGAATTTGAGGAGAAATCGTTGAAAGAATTTTTGTTTGTGAAAGGAAAAATTGTGGAAAATTTTGAGGGAAGTGAGAAACTATGA
- the scpB gene encoding SMC-Scp complex subunit ScpB, translating to MEKFEKKENKREEKQGRIIGVQRKLEISEIEEKVEAIIFLAKEMVTVQELAQFYAMENFEMEEVLHSLREKRKNTGINLKIENGGVFLVSNPLFGFDVKRFFNPEMKLKKLSRSAMETLAIIAYKGPVTKAEIEQIRGAGADKTMANLLERKLIYISGKKKSIGTPNLYEVTEDFYSYLNIHGREELPGSEQFQKIDLLYREDEKMKTESSDNENV from the coding sequence ATGGAAAAATTTGAAAAAAAAGAAAATAAAAGAGAAGAGAAGCAAGGCCGTATAATTGGTGTTCAAAGAAAACTCGAAATTAGTGAAATCGAAGAGAAAGTGGAAGCGATTATTTTTTTGGCAAAGGAAATGGTGACAGTCCAGGAGCTTGCACAGTTTTATGCGATGGAAAACTTTGAGATGGAAGAAGTGCTGCATAGTTTAAGGGAAAAGAGAAAAAATACTGGAATAAATTTAAAAATTGAAAATGGAGGAGTTTTTTTAGTGTCAAACCCGCTTTTTGGCTTTGATGTAAAAAGATTTTTTAATCCAGAAATGAAATTAAAGAAATTATCACGTTCAGCGATGGAAACATTGGCAATTATTGCATATAAAGGGCCTGTAACTAAAGCTGAAATCGAACAGATCCGAGGTGCTGGGGCTGATAAGACAATGGCTAATCTTTTGGAAAGAAAATTAATTTATATTTCTGGGAAGAAAAAATCTATTGGAACTCCAAATTTATATGAAGTGACGGAGGATTTCTACAGTTACTTGAATATTCACGGAAGGGAAGAACTGCCAGGAAGTGAGCAGTTTCAAAAAATTGATCTGCTTTATAGGGAAGATGAAAAAATGAAAACTGAAAGTTCAGATAATGAAAATGTTTAA
- a CDS encoding rod shape-determining protein yields MKFFDLFKTNIAPKTTRDIAIDLGTANTVMYVKGEGIQVDEPTYVAINKKTEELEHIGEKAKEIIGRTAKHTEIIRPLKNGVISNYEVTERMLEEFLHRIKKDKFQSSRVIICVPSGVTQVERRAVIEVVKDAGAKEVYLIEEPIAAAIGVGIDLFEPKGHLIVDIGGGTTEIAFIVSGGAALSKSVKIAGDHLNEDIMEFVKDEYNLLIGERTAEELKVNTISQDDPELEYEIRGRELGVGLPKSMKIKTSAINGAITRHIDAIIDEVRLTIEEIEPEVAADIYETGIYLSGGGAGIKILKERIERELLLKVTVGDDAIHAVVTGIAEVLTDFKRYKNIIISPTHEY; encoded by the coding sequence ATGAAATTTTTTGACTTGTTTAAGACAAATATAGCGCCAAAGACTACACGTGATATAGCTATTGATTTAGGAACAGCAAATACTGTCATGTATGTAAAGGGTGAAGGAATTCAAGTGGATGAGCCAACTTATGTGGCTATCAATAAAAAAACTGAAGAGTTGGAACACATTGGAGAAAAGGCAAAGGAAATTATTGGAAGAACAGCTAAGCATACTGAAATTATCCGTCCATTAAAAAATGGAGTAATTTCAAATTATGAAGTTACTGAAAGAATGCTTGAAGAATTTTTACATAGAATAAAGAAGGATAAATTCCAAAGTTCAAGAGTAATTATTTGTGTTCCGAGCGGAGTTACACAAGTGGAAAGAAGAGCAGTAATTGAAGTTGTAAAAGATGCTGGAGCAAAAGAAGTTTATCTAATTGAAGAACCAATAGCGGCTGCAATTGGTGTTGGAATTGATTTATTTGAGCCAAAAGGACATTTAATTGTTGATATAGGTGGAGGAACTACTGAAATTGCATTTATTGTATCAGGTGGAGCAGCATTATCTAAGTCAGTTAAAATTGCTGGGGATCACTTAAATGAAGATATTATGGAATTTGTAAAAGATGAATACAATTTATTAATTGGTGAAAGAACAGCCGAAGAATTAAAAGTAAATACAATAAGTCAAGATGATCCTGAATTGGAATACGAAATAAGAGGACGTGAATTGGGAGTTGGATTGCCAAAGAGCATGAAAATTAAGACTTCTGCCATAAATGGAGCGATTACAAGACATATTGATGCCATTATTGATGAAGTAAGACTTACAATAGAAGAAATTGAGCCTGAAGTGGCAGCAGATATTTATGAAACAGGAATTTACTTATCTGGTGGTGGAGCAGGCATAAAAATCTTAAAAGAAAGAATCGAAAGGGAATTATTGCTTAAGGTAACTGTTGGAGATGATGCGATCCATGCTGTAGTAACAGGAATTGCAGAAGTATTGACAGATTTCAAGAGATACAAAAATATTATTATTTCACCAACACACGAATATTAA
- a CDS encoding DNA translocase FtsK gives MSRRKVEGIIWFVAGIILVLLLANKSKMLSDNIGENIFSLILSGITLFFGKMTWFIAIIAMLYGIILFFYEKIGINLTQGKAAALAGLFLSWGMILIRSSVVHGKPLSGNFTEAGRQLLEIGFNRESGGILGALLSMPFFKVLHFQWMFFILLILSLFFVVWLIRDLIELGYEVLREIIKYYKSDEYKEKKRKLAAKKYAENLKKTDYKRYQKEMLKAKIIQSRNEKLSFEIAKKPKENFLQKTEVYSKEELAEKEKEWIEIFEEKEKGNFEKDESIRREKLKEKEKRKKEDVLDTVVKPLENRKAETVEKTENSGENILNAEKQNVAEEKEAGSEREIEIESVNENNKNESKRDEDSKKETKLEIVTPLKREEINSVNADPNFQQFPKLDAFESNNSKGKELEEELRKVNAMFDSNQGYDDIVKKSIAEIFKSKPMDLEKKQEIEKSIRENVNHLENVLKEFGVDAKVVNYEYGPTITRYEIIIPKGVKVSKVTGLSDDIAMNLAAESIRIEAPIPGKNTIGIETPNKIKEPVHFSNIIKNKELDSGELKVILGKDIVGRDKFIDIAKMPHLLIAGQTGSGKSVCVNTLISTLISKKSDKEVKFIMVDPKMVELMPYNDIPHLLVPVIIDPEQAAIALKWAVNEMENRYKKLMENGVRNIKSYNSLSFVEKMPYIVIIIDELADLMMVASGSVEESIARIAQKARAVGIHLVVATQRPSTDVITGMIKANLPSRISFALRSQIDSRTILDSAGAEKLLGQGDMLLLANGSSKMERIQGAYISDEEVKNLTDTLKSAKKVKYKNEILKEPEEEIEDDTDPYFENAVNIIRQENKVSISLLQRKLKVGFNRASRIYDQLKDHGIISYDDQIITDNIDEND, from the coding sequence ATGAGTAGAAGAAAAGTTGAAGGTATAATCTGGTTTGTTGCTGGGATTATATTGGTATTGCTGTTGGCAAATAAATCAAAAATGCTCAGTGATAATATTGGTGAAAATATATTTTCACTTATATTAAGTGGAATTACGCTATTTTTTGGAAAAATGACGTGGTTTATTGCGATAATTGCTATGCTGTATGGAATAATTCTGTTTTTCTATGAAAAAATTGGGATTAATTTGACACAAGGAAAGGCTGCGGCATTAGCGGGGCTATTTTTAAGCTGGGGAATGATTTTGATAAGAAGTTCTGTTGTTCATGGAAAACCCTTGTCGGGAAACTTTACTGAAGCGGGCAGACAGCTTTTGGAAATAGGGTTTAACCGTGAAAGCGGAGGAATTTTAGGAGCATTGCTGTCAATGCCGTTTTTCAAGGTGCTGCATTTTCAATGGATGTTTTTTATTCTTTTAATATTGTCATTGTTTTTTGTGGTATGGTTAATTAGAGATCTTATTGAACTTGGATATGAAGTTTTGAGGGAAATAATAAAATATTACAAAAGCGATGAGTATAAGGAGAAAAAAAGAAAGCTGGCGGCAAAAAAATATGCTGAAAATTTGAAAAAAACAGATTATAAACGTTATCAGAAGGAAATGTTAAAGGCAAAAATAATACAATCCAGAAATGAAAAATTAAGTTTTGAAATTGCGAAAAAGCCTAAGGAAAATTTTTTGCAGAAAACAGAAGTTTATTCTAAGGAAGAGCTTGCAGAAAAGGAAAAGGAATGGATTGAAATTTTTGAGGAGAAGGAAAAGGGAAATTTTGAAAAGGATGAAAGCATAAGAAGAGAAAAATTAAAGGAAAAGGAAAAAAGAAAAAAAGAAGATGTACTGGATACAGTTGTAAAACCGCTAGAAAATAGAAAAGCAGAAACTGTAGAAAAAACTGAAAATAGTGGTGAAAACATTTTAAATGCTGAAAAGCAAAATGTTGCAGAAGAAAAGGAAGCCGGAAGCGAAAGAGAAATTGAGATCGAAAGCGTAAATGAAAATAATAAGAATGAAAGCAAAAGAGATGAAGACAGCAAAAAGGAAACAAAACTGGAAATTGTAACACCTTTAAAAAGAGAAGAAATAAATTCTGTAAATGCGGATCCAAATTTTCAGCAGTTTCCAAAGCTTGATGCTTTTGAAAGCAACAACTCAAAGGGAAAAGAACTTGAAGAGGAATTGAGAAAAGTTAATGCGATGTTTGACAGCAATCAAGGATATGACGATATTGTGAAAAAATCCATTGCGGAAATTTTTAAATCAAAACCGATGGATCTTGAGAAAAAACAGGAAATTGAAAAAAGTATAAGAGAAAATGTGAATCATCTGGAAAACGTGCTAAAGGAATTTGGAGTTGATGCGAAAGTTGTAAATTATGAATATGGACCAACTATTACGAGATATGAAATTATAATTCCAAAGGGTGTAAAAGTAAGCAAGGTAACAGGACTTTCAGATGACATTGCAATGAATCTTGCGGCAGAAAGTATTCGTATAGAAGCTCCAATTCCTGGAAAAAATACAATTGGAATTGAAACTCCGAATAAAATAAAGGAGCCTGTGCATTTTTCAAATATCATAAAAAATAAGGAACTTGACAGCGGGGAATTAAAGGTAATATTAGGAAAAGATATTGTTGGGCGAGATAAGTTTATAGATATTGCTAAAATGCCGCATTTGCTTATTGCAGGGCAAACAGGTTCTGGGAAGTCGGTTTGTGTGAACACTTTAATTTCAACATTGATTTCAAAAAAATCCGACAAGGAAGTAAAATTTATAATGGTTGATCCTAAAATGGTGGAACTTATGCCATATAACGATATTCCACATCTTTTAGTGCCAGTAATTATAGATCCAGAGCAGGCTGCAATAGCTTTAAAATGGGCAGTTAATGAAATGGAAAACAGATATAAGAAACTTATGGAAAATGGAGTGAGAAATATAAAAAGCTACAATTCGTTGAGCTTTGTGGAAAAAATGCCTTATATCGTTATAATAATTGATGAGCTGGCGGATCTTATGATGGTTGCTTCTGGAAGCGTGGAAGAATCAATTGCAAGAATTGCGCAAAAGGCAAGGGCAGTTGGAATACATCTAGTTGTTGCGACACAGCGGCCATCTACAGATGTTATAACGGGAATGATAAAGGCTAACTTGCCAAGCAGAATTTCCTTTGCATTAAGATCACAGATTGATTCGAGAACAATACTTGATTCGGCTGGGGCAGAAAAACTTTTAGGACAGGGGGATATGCTGCTGCTTGCCAATGGATCTTCAAAAATGGAAAGAATACAAGGGGCATATATTTCTGATGAAGAGGTTAAGAACTTGACTGATACGTTGAAATCTGCTAAAAAGGTAAAATATAAAAATGAAATTTTGAAGGAACCTGAAGAAGAAATTGAAGATGACACTGATCCTTATTTTGAAAATGCAGTAAATATTATAAGACAGGAAAATAAAGTTTCAATTTCGCTGCTTCAACGTAAGCTGAAAGTTGGATTTAATAGAGCTTCGAGAATTTATGATCAATTAAAGGATCATGGAATTATAAGTTATGATGATCAGATAATAACTGATAATATTGATGAAAATGATTAA
- a CDS encoding pseudouridine synthase translates to MRLNKFIAETGFCSRRKADELINEGRVTVNKQEAIIGMDIKPEDVVRIDGERVKLNTRYEYYILNKPKRVICSNEDKFGRKLAIDLIKSKARLFTYGRLDFMTEGLIIISNDGDVYNHVMHPRKKLYKSYIAKVSREIDDKDIEALQYGVVIDGRRTAPAKVKKIDKKELRIAIFEGRNRQIRKMLETLGYNVNSLKRIKVGELTLGHLQVGEYRALNEDEIKYLKSL, encoded by the coding sequence ATGAGATTAAATAAATTTATAGCCGAAACGGGATTTTGTTCTCGTAGGAAGGCTGATGAACTGATAAACGAAGGAAGGGTTACAGTAAATAAGCAAGAAGCGATTATCGGAATGGATATAAAGCCTGAGGATGTTGTTAGAATTGATGGGGAAAGAGTAAAACTTAACACAAGATACGAATACTATATTTTAAATAAGCCAAAAAGGGTTATTTGTTCAAATGAAGATAAATTTGGCAGAAAATTGGCAATAGATTTGATAAAATCAAAAGCAAGACTTTTTACATATGGAAGACTGGATTTTATGACAGAAGGTCTGATTATAATCAGTAACGATGGCGATGTCTACAATCACGTAATGCACCCAAGAAAAAAATTATACAAGAGCTATATTGCCAAAGTTAGCCGTGAAATTGATGATAAAGACATCGAAGCATTGCAATATGGAGTTGTAATTGATGGAAGAAGAACAGCCCCTGCTAAAGTTAAAAAAATTGATAAAAAAGAACTTAGAATTGCAATCTTTGAAGGAAGAAACCGACAGATTAGAAAAATGCTGGAAACATTGGGATATAATGTTAATTCGCTGAAAAGAATTAAAGTGGGAGAACTTACGCTTGGACATTTGCAAGTGGGAGAATACCGTGCTTTGAATGAAGATGAAATTAAATATTTGAAAAGTTTATAA
- a CDS encoding PAS domain-containing protein, whose amino-acid sequence MEKANMKDHLNINFDLIEKMTKIKKNYIEGNVDVETTRKLIRETFKDKKITPAEFAYSEQKIKDLGFDDATVHDKMNDVLDLFDEIIEREDSSLPEGHPIKTYLKENEAARKLIAEMKEELNKKFIKNRWLEFYDKLYTFNLTHLARKQHQLFSILERKGFDRPSRIMWTFDNAVRDNISEARKLLMEDKMEEFYAKQEIAWELTLDIMHKEEEILFPTSLKMITEEEFRNMRSGDDEIGYFLIDKPKGFLPEKKEEKAEENENLNENMSQTGNFMNDLAGLLSKYNMNTGGGKSDVLDVKQGKLTLEQINLIFQHMPVDLSFVDENEIVKFYTDTKHRIFPRSAGVIGRDVKNCHPRESVASVLEIIDAFRNNEQDEVDFWLEMNGKFIYIYYVAVRDENGTFKGVLEMMQDVTRIRSLEGKRTLVTWEKPKKSEINQENEKDFEENKNPYGLTENTVIGEIIDKYPYIREFMPTLSPTYKKLLDPIQYMIMSKVATLDMISMRGGFPLDELIEKISDEIRRNEAEK is encoded by the coding sequence ATGGAAAAAGCAAATATGAAGGATCATTTGAATATAAATTTTGATTTGATTGAGAAAATGACGAAAATTAAGAAAAATTATATAGAAGGAAATGTTGATGTAGAGACTACGAGAAAATTGATAAGGGAGACTTTTAAAGATAAAAAGATAACTCCTGCTGAGTTTGCCTATTCTGAGCAGAAAATAAAAGATTTAGGATTTGATGATGCGACTGTCCATGATAAGATGAATGATGTGCTTGATTTGTTTGATGAAATTATTGAAAGAGAGGACTCTTCGTTGCCTGAGGGACATCCAATAAAAACTTATTTGAAGGAAAATGAAGCGGCTAGAAAGTTGATTGCTGAAATGAAGGAAGAATTGAATAAGAAATTTATAAAAAATAGATGGCTGGAGTTTTACGATAAACTTTATACATTTAATTTGACACATTTGGCTAGAAAACAGCATCAATTATTTTCAATATTAGAAAGAAAAGGATTTGACAGACCGTCTAGAATAATGTGGACTTTTGATAATGCGGTTAGGGATAATATAAGTGAGGCTAGAAAACTGTTAATGGAAGATAAAATGGAAGAATTTTATGCGAAACAGGAAATTGCTTGGGAATTGACGTTGGATATAATGCATAAGGAAGAAGAAATCTTATTTCCAACTTCACTTAAAATGATTACTGAGGAAGAATTTAGGAATATGAGAAGTGGAGATGATGAGATAGGATATTTTTTGATTGATAAGCCTAAAGGATTTTTGCCTGAGAAAAAAGAAGAAAAAGCTGAGGAAAATGAAAATTTGAATGAAAATATGTCTCAAACAGGTAATTTTATGAATGATTTAGCTGGGCTTCTTTCAAAATATAATATGAATACAGGTGGAGGAAAGTCTGATGTGTTAGATGTTAAGCAAGGAAAACTTACTTTGGAGCAAATAAATTTGATTTTTCAACATATGCCAGTAGATTTGTCTTTTGTAGATGAGAATGAGATTGTTAAGTTTTACACTGATACAAAACATAGAATTTTTCCTAGAAGTGCAGGAGTTATAGGAAGAGATGTTAAAAACTGTCATCCGAGAGAAAGTGTCGCTTCGGTTTTGGAAATAATTGATGCATTTAGAAATAATGAGCAAGATGAAGTTGACTTTTGGCTTGAAATGAATGGGAAATTTATTTATATTTATTATGTTGCTGTGAGAGATGAAAATGGTACATTTAAAGGGGTTCTTGAGATGATGCAAGATGTTACGAGAATAAGAAGTCTTGAAGGAAAGAGAACGCTTGTAACTTGGGAAAAACCTAAAAAATCTGAAATTAATCAAGAGAATGAAAAAGATTTTGAAGAAAACAAAAATCCTTATGGACTAACAGAAAATACAGTAATAGGAGAAATAATAGATAAATATCCCTACATAAGAGAATTTATGCCAACATTATCGCCTACATACAAGAAATTGCTTGATCCAATTCAATATATGATAATGTCTAAAGTTGCGACACTTGATATGATTTCAATGCGTGGTGGGTTTCCTTTAGACGAATTGATAGAAAAAATTTCTGATGAAATTAGAAGAAATGAAGCTGAAAAATAA
- a CDS encoding MtnX-like HAD-IB family phosphatase, which produces MSKKLIFLIDFDITISKRDSTDTLLSVYQPELKEDIRKKYRSGEITMKEYLQTGIESLNITKEEFLETLKLVGIDETFVDFVKSGIEFKIVSAGTKLNISGVLRNYGIDLNEDEIISNDIKFDENKITVSFPYLDKEQYYGVDKKEAVQKYKDEGYTVYFVGDGPSDYRAIEVADFSFVRKGTRAIKFCQENEIDFFEFENFDEILNYLKKQESK; this is translated from the coding sequence GTGAGCAAAAAATTAATATTTTTAATAGATTTTGATATTACGATTAGTAAAAGAGATTCAACGGATACGTTGCTTTCGGTGTATCAGCCAGAATTAAAGGAGGATATTAGGAAAAAATATCGAAGTGGCGAAATTACGATGAAGGAATATTTGCAGACTGGGATTGAGAGTTTGAATATTACGAAAGAGGAATTTTTGGAAACATTGAAATTAGTTGGAATTGACGAAACATTTGTAGATTTTGTGAAAAGTGGTATTGAATTTAAGATTGTAAGTGCTGGGACAAAATTAAATATATCAGGTGTTCTTAGGAATTATGGAATTGACCTGAATGAAGATGAAATTATATCAAATGATATTAAATTTGATGAGAATAAAATTACTGTTTCATTTCCTTACTTAGATAAAGAGCAATATTACGGTGTTGACAAAAAAGAGGCTGTTCAGAAATATAAAGATGAAGGTTATACGGTTTATTTCGTTGGGGACGGACCTTCGGATTACAGGGCGATTGAAGTGGCAGATTTTTCTTTTGTTAGAAAAGGGACTCGAGCGATTAAGTTTTGTCAAGAAAACGAGATTGATTTTTTTGAATTTGAGAATTTTGATGAGATTTTGAACTATTTGAAAAAACAGGAGTCAAAATGA
- a CDS encoding phospho-sugar mutase — MDYMKKYEYWLNSDAIDEKDREELKSIAGNEKEIEDRFFKDLSFGTGGIRGVRGIGTNRMNKYVIRKVTQGLANYMLSFDEKAAKEKGIIIAHDCRIGSREYALNTARVMAANGIKAYIYESLRSTPELSFGVRYKGCMSGIVVTASHNPAEYNGYKVYWDDGAQVVDPHAPAIVDEVNKISTLEEIKVISEEEGREKGLIIQLDHKIDDDYIAAIKKQTIHTDIPGKEDFKIVYTPLHGTGGRPMKRILSDFGYNFEVVKEQIEPDGNFPTVVYANPEEVAAFKLGTKLGNEIGAQLILANDPDADRIGIAIRDDKNEWYYPNGNQVGLLLLQYLLNYKKDIPADAQVITTVVSTPMIDVVAPAKNVGVMKTLTGFKYIGQKIRQFENKELKGSYLFGFEESYGYLIGTHARDKDALVTSMVISEMATYYHSKGTSIYKELQKLYEKFGYYLEGIKSVTLKGKDGIEQMAALMSNLRENVKDELLGKKIKIKRDFFSHKEHNLETGEEKEINLPKENVLQFVLEDNTFITARPSGTEPKIKFYFSVNADSNENVKAKLDKTMEEFSKFIGL; from the coding sequence ATGGACTACATGAAAAAATACGAATATTGGCTAAATTCAGATGCCATTGACGAAAAAGACAGAGAAGAATTGAAAAGCATTGCAGGGAATGAAAAAGAAATAGAAGATAGATTTTTCAAAGATTTGAGTTTTGGAACTGGTGGAATTAGAGGAGTTCGTGGAATTGGAACTAATAGAATGAATAAATATGTAATTAGAAAAGTAACTCAAGGACTTGCAAACTATATGTTGAGTTTTGATGAAAAAGCGGCAAAAGAAAAAGGAATCATAATTGCTCATGACTGTAGAATAGGTTCGAGAGAATATGCACTAAATACTGCAAGAGTAATGGCTGCAAATGGAATTAAAGCATATATTTATGAAAGTTTACGTTCAACTCCTGAGTTGTCATTTGGTGTAAGATATAAAGGATGTATGTCAGGAATTGTTGTTACAGCTTCTCATAATCCTGCAGAATACAATGGATATAAAGTTTATTGGGATGATGGAGCACAAGTTGTTGACCCACATGCACCAGCAATTGTTGATGAAGTAAATAAAATTTCTACATTGGAAGAAATAAAAGTTATTTCTGAAGAAGAAGGAAGAGAAAAAGGATTAATTATTCAACTTGATCATAAAATTGATGATGACTATATAGCAGCAATTAAAAAACAAACTATACATACAGATATTCCAGGAAAAGAAGATTTCAAGATTGTTTATACTCCGCTTCATGGAACTGGTGGAAGACCAATGAAGAGAATTTTATCTGATTTTGGATACAATTTTGAAGTTGTAAAAGAACAAATTGAACCAGATGGAAACTTCCCAACAGTAGTTTATGCAAACCCAGAAGAAGTGGCAGCATTTAAATTGGGAACAAAATTAGGAAATGAAATTGGAGCACAATTAATTTTGGCAAATGATCCAGATGCTGATAGAATCGGTATTGCGATAAGAGATGACAAAAATGAATGGTATTATCCAAACGGAAACCAAGTAGGATTATTGTTATTGCAATATTTATTGAATTACAAAAAAGATATTCCAGCTGATGCACAAGTTATTACAACAGTTGTTTCTACACCAATGATTGATGTTGTTGCACCTGCTAAAAATGTTGGAGTTATGAAAACATTGACTGGATTCAAATATATTGGACAAAAAATTAGACAATTTGAAAATAAAGAATTAAAAGGATCATATTTATTTGGATTTGAAGAAAGTTACGGATATTTGATTGGAACTCATGCAAGAGATAAAGATGCGTTGGTAACTTCAATGGTTATTTCTGAAATGGCAACTTATTACCACTCAAAAGGAACTTCTATTTACAAAGAATTGCAAAAATTATATGAAAAATTCGGATATTATTTAGAAGGAATTAAATCAGTAACATTGAAAGGTAAAGACGGAATTGAACAAATGGCAGCATTGATGTCTAACTTGAGAGAAAATGTTAAAGATGAATTGCTTGGTAAGAAAATTAAAATTAAAAGAGATTTCTTCTCACACAAAGAACATAACTTGGAAACTGGTGAAGAAAAAGAAATTAATTTACCAAAAGAAAATGTATTACAATTTGTGCTTGAAGACAATACATTTATTACAGCAAGACCATCTGGAACTGAACCAAAAATTAAATTCTATTTCAGCGTAAATGCAGATTCTAACGAAAATGTCAAAGCTAAACTTGATAAAACAATGGAAGAATTTTCTAAATTTATTGGATTATAA